One stretch of Prochlorococcus marinus XMU1402 DNA includes these proteins:
- a CDS encoding 2Fe-2S iron-sulfur cluster binding domain-containing protein translates to MKEKKIKIIWPNKNETFVSEGDDWFSSAEKAGLEIPTGCLTGSCGACEIDVNGETVRACISDIKIKKKCTLKVSLTTDPFWEK, encoded by the coding sequence TTGAAAGAAAAAAAAATAAAAATTATTTGGCCAAATAAAAATGAAACATTTGTTTCAGAGGGAGATGATTGGTTCTCATCTGCTGAAAAAGCAGGTTTAGAAATCCCAACTGGATGTCTCACTGGAAGTTGTGGAGCCTGTGAAATAGATGTAAATGGTGAAACAGTGAGGGCTTGTATAAGTGATATTAAAATTAAAAAAAAATGTACGTTAAAGGTTTCTCTTACTACAGATCCATTCTGGGAAAAATAA
- a CDS encoding cobyric acid synthase translates to MELEAKLYEIKKPIMVLGTSSGAGKSLTVTAICRILKNLGEEPIPFKGQNMSNNAWVDWEGGEMAYSQALQAFACGINPSAEMNPILLKPQGNSKSEVIHLGKSVGITTAKNYYQDWFIPGWEVIKKSLNSIYKKKPNCRLIIEGAGSPVEMNLIHRDLTNLRVAKYLNANCILVTDIERGGVFAQIIGTLELMKPKEKKLIKGIIINRFRGDLSLFEEGKKWIEDKTQIPVIGIVPWLNDSFPPEDSLDLLEKKSRFTNPDIKVGIIKLPSISNFSDFDPLENEESILIEWIRESQNLRKYDFIILPGSKQTIKDQIFLENSGIAQDIREYSNNKGNIIGICGGLQMLGTTLEDPYFKEGSKNISEQKIKGIGLLPLKTTFFEKKLTRQINSESVWPCKSKINGFEIHNGQTELNKMQSALKINPIFKELNLGWYKENNGGGTIAGTYIHGIFENDSWRDQYINLIRKSKNLPILSKKSISYKMKRESIIDNLANEFDKHLNLKQFLN, encoded by the coding sequence ATGGAGTTAGAAGCAAAATTATATGAAATAAAGAAACCAATAATGGTACTAGGCACTTCCAGTGGAGCAGGGAAATCTTTAACGGTTACTGCTATTTGCAGGATTCTTAAAAATTTAGGAGAAGAACCAATCCCTTTTAAAGGACAAAATATGAGTAACAACGCTTGGGTTGATTGGGAAGGTGGAGAGATGGCATATTCACAAGCTCTTCAAGCTTTTGCTTGTGGTATTAATCCCTCTGCAGAGATGAATCCAATTTTATTAAAACCACAGGGCAACTCAAAAAGCGAGGTCATTCACCTTGGTAAAAGTGTAGGGATAACAACCGCCAAAAATTACTACCAAGATTGGTTTATTCCTGGCTGGGAAGTAATTAAAAAAAGTCTTAATTCTATTTATAAAAAAAAACCAAATTGCCGTTTAATTATCGAAGGAGCTGGAAGTCCAGTAGAGATGAATTTGATTCATAGAGACCTTACAAATTTAAGAGTTGCTAAGTATTTAAATGCAAATTGCATTTTGGTTACTGATATTGAAAGGGGAGGAGTTTTTGCACAAATAATCGGAACCCTTGAATTAATGAAACCTAAAGAAAAAAAACTTATTAAGGGAATAATTATAAATAGATTCAGAGGAGACCTTTCATTATTTGAAGAAGGGAAAAAATGGATAGAAGATAAAACTCAAATACCAGTTATCGGAATTGTCCCATGGTTAAATGATTCATTCCCCCCAGAAGATTCTTTAGATTTACTAGAAAAAAAATCACGTTTCACAAATCCTGATATCAAAGTTGGAATAATAAAATTACCCTCTATAAGTAACTTCTCAGATTTTGATCCATTAGAAAATGAAGAATCAATATTAATTGAATGGATTAGAGAATCGCAGAACTTGAGAAAGTATGACTTTATTATTCTGCCTGGGAGTAAACAAACTATTAAAGATCAGATTTTTCTTGAAAATTCTGGTATAGCTCAAGATATAAGGGAATATTCCAATAACAAAGGAAATATTATTGGAATTTGTGGAGGTTTACAAATGTTAGGAACAACACTCGAAGATCCTTATTTCAAAGAGGGTTCCAAAAATATTTCCGAACAAAAAATTAAAGGAATTGGATTACTACCATTAAAAACAACTTTCTTTGAAAAAAAATTAACACGTCAAATTAACTCTGAATCTGTATGGCCATGCAAATCAAAAATTAATGGATTTGAAATTCATAATGGTCAAACCGAATTGAATAAAATGCAAAGTGCTTTAAAAATTAACCCTATTTTTAAGGAATTAAATCTAGGTTGGTATAAAGAAAATAATGGGGGAGGTACTATTGCAGGAACTTATATACATGGGATTTTTGAAAATGATAGCTGGAGAGATCAATATATTAATTTAATAAGAAAGAGTAAAAATTTACCAATATTAAGTAAAAAATCAATATCTTACAAAATGAAGAGAGAATCTATTATTGATAATCTTGCTAACGAATTCGATAAACATTTAAATCTTAAACAATTTTTAAATTGA
- a CDS encoding DUF1824 family protein — MEINKLKELNSLRTAPKLSDSEVKKLLEELETNIFNADWITIGIMAPCDTKAIESLKSILKKYSSIKFCNLDSLHAEGSVFLKGNQKTGNVFVRSENGLGEGILITCQFDEDAKGSNTYGPFPLDFFN; from the coding sequence ATGGAAATAAATAAATTAAAAGAGTTAAATAGTCTTAGAACTGCTCCTAAATTAAGTGATAGTGAAGTAAAAAAATTATTAGAAGAATTAGAAACTAATATTTTTAATGCCGACTGGATAACAATAGGAATAATGGCACCTTGTGATACAAAGGCTATTGAATCATTAAAATCAATTTTAAAAAAATACTCCTCAATTAAATTTTGTAATTTAGATTCGCTTCATGCTGAAGGGAGTGTTTTTTTAAAAGGTAACCAAAAAACTGGTAATGTTTTTGTTAGATCTGAAAATGGTCTGGGAGAAGGAATTTTAATAACTTGTCAATTTGATGAAGATGCTAAAGGATCAAATACTTATGGACCATTCCCACTAGATTTTTTTAATTAA
- a CDS encoding phenylpyruvate tautomerase MIF-related protein yields MPYINISTSAKIEDKKKILEEISILVSSLTNKSKRFVMAKLDNNSEMFFDDDSPCCFLEIKSIGSLNPSEMAKPISNFVYKKMGIPIDKIYISFEDVPASMWAWNGRTFG; encoded by the coding sequence ATGCCTTACATTAATATTTCTACTTCAGCAAAAATAGAGGATAAGAAAAAAATACTTGAAGAAATTTCAATATTAGTTTCTTCATTAACAAATAAATCAAAAAGATTTGTTATGGCTAAATTAGATAATAATTCCGAAATGTTTTTTGATGATGATAGCCCTTGTTGCTTCTTAGAGATTAAGTCAATAGGATCTTTAAATCCTTCAGAAATGGCAAAGCCAATATCTAATTTTGTGTATAAGAAAATGGGAATTCCAATAGATAAGATTTATATTTCATTCGAGGATGTGCCTGCTTCAATGTGGGCTTGGAATGGAAGAACCTTTGGATAA
- a CDS encoding extracellular solute-binding protein: MNFNIPANSKEKEVKVYSGRHYNTDRSVYKKFADETGIKVRLIEAAGISLLERLKREGKNSQADLILLVDAARITNAAKAGLLQSVESKSLENDVPIGLKDKSKEWYALTRRVRVMVANPKVVDVSKIRDYTDLADPSLKGKVCLRNRKSPYNQSLVANQIVNKGELITKAWLSGMISNVSKPFFPGDISIIRAVSKKKCGVGIVNHYYVARMLAGVNGRRDALYAKRTSVITPNPAHVNISAGGVAKYATNKNEAIKLLEYLASPKGSKGLAAPTFEHPLKEVNQNPIVKDFGEFTPDKVTVEDLGENNSLAIKLMKDAGWD, from the coding sequence CTGAATTTTAATATTCCTGCTAATTCAAAGGAAAAGGAAGTCAAAGTTTATTCGGGTAGACATTACAACACTGATAGAAGTGTTTATAAAAAGTTTGCAGATGAAACGGGAATTAAAGTTAGACTTATCGAGGCTGCAGGAATATCATTACTTGAAAGATTGAAAAGAGAGGGGAAGAATTCCCAAGCGGATTTAATATTGCTAGTTGATGCAGCAAGAATTACTAATGCGGCTAAAGCTGGATTGCTTCAAAGTGTAGAATCAAAATCCTTAGAAAATGATGTTCCAATAGGGCTAAAGGATAAAAGCAAAGAATGGTATGCATTGACTAGAAGAGTGAGAGTTATGGTAGCCAATCCAAAAGTTGTAGATGTGAGCAAGATTAGGGACTACACTGATTTAGCTGATCCGTCTTTAAAAGGTAAAGTATGCTTAAGAAATAGAAAAAGTCCATATAATCAATCTTTAGTTGCCAATCAAATAGTTAACAAAGGTGAATTAATAACTAAAGCTTGGTTAAGTGGAATGATTTCTAATGTTTCTAAACCTTTCTTCCCAGGGGATATTTCAATAATAAGAGCTGTTTCTAAGAAAAAATGTGGAGTAGGGATTGTTAATCATTACTATGTCGCAAGAATGTTAGCAGGTGTTAATGGAAGAAGAGATGCTTTATATGCAAAACGAACATCAGTCATCACGCCAAATCCCGCTCATGTAAATATTAGTGCTGGTGGGGTAGCTAAATACGCAACAAACAAAAATGAAGCTATTAAACTTCTTGAATATCTGGCATCTCCTAAGGGAAGTAAAGGACTGGCTGCCCCTACTTTTGAACATCCATTAAAAGAGGTTAATCAAAATCCAATTGTTAAAGACTTTGGAGAATTCACTCCTGATAAGGTAACTGTTGAAGACCTTGGGGAAAATAACTCTCTTGCTATAAAATTAATGAAAGATGCAGGGTGGGATTAA
- a CDS encoding DUF3386 family protein, with protein MENQGEINCKEIFRDAYQKRYTWNSDFRGYKGKCTYLFDKHAYEGEFSLGENFKPEIKYIEDEKIKKSIASQLFEVCIHRVKREFYSVHSENNFNLLKSSENGIEIVVSGKNEGDKYRVKDDCINMVYRRIHGTIIEIFVEEFFDTGVGFLSKKYTSQQINSKTLKTDTQKFEYKDEFINVGKKDYWILNSRSIRYLNHNNEEEIQKFFFEDLSLLK; from the coding sequence ATGGAGAATCAAGGAGAAATTAATTGTAAGGAGATTTTTCGAGATGCTTATCAAAAAAGATATACATGGAATTCTGATTTCAGAGGATATAAAGGCAAATGTACTTATTTATTTGACAAACATGCTTATGAAGGTGAATTCTCACTAGGAGAAAATTTTAAACCTGAAATTAAATATATAGAAGATGAAAAGATCAAGAAAAGTATTGCCTCGCAATTGTTTGAAGTATGTATTCACAGGGTAAAAAGAGAATTTTATTCAGTTCATTCAGAAAATAATTTTAATTTACTTAAAAGTTCTGAAAATGGAATTGAAATAGTTGTTTCCGGGAAAAATGAAGGAGATAAGTATAGGGTTAAAGATGATTGTATTAATATGGTTTATAGAAGAATCCATGGAACAATTATTGAAATTTTTGTTGAGGAATTTTTTGATACTGGAGTTGGTTTCCTTAGTAAGAAATATACTTCTCAACAAATTAATTCAAAAACCCTGAAGACAGATACTCAAAAATTTGAATACAAAGATGAGTTTATAAATGTAGGTAAAAAGGATTATTGGATTTTAAATTCTAGATCGATAAGATATCTAAACCATAATAATGAAGAAGAAATACAAAAGTTTTTTTTCGAGGATTTAAGTTTATTAAAATAG
- a CDS encoding SemiSWEET transporter, producing the protein MNEDIFGYLAAILTTVAFLPQLIKTLKTKKADDVSLTTLIMFIIGVLSWIIYGYKISSIPILIANLITLILNLMILTSKLYFSKISSQQ; encoded by the coding sequence ATGAATGAAGACATATTTGGATATCTTGCCGCGATTTTAACAACAGTTGCATTTCTTCCTCAATTGATAAAGACTCTAAAAACAAAAAAGGCAGATGATGTTTCATTGACAACTTTAATAATGTTCATTATTGGAGTTTTATCCTGGATTATTTACGGTTATAAAATTTCTTCTATCCCTATATTGATTGCTAATTTGATTACCTTAATTTTAAATCTTATGATATTAACCTCAAAATTATATTTTTCAAAAATCTCAAGTCAACAATAA
- a CDS encoding chlorophyll a/b binding light-harvesting protein: MLQTYGKSDVTYDWYAGNSGVVGRSGKFIAAHAAHAGLMMFWAGAFGLFELARYDASIPMGAQKAIVLPHLAGIGIGGIENGVITEPYGIVVICTLHLIFSAVLGAGGLLHSNKFAGDLGDYPENSKPQKFDFEWDDPDKLTFILGHHLIFLGLGAIMFVEWARIHGIYDPALGSTRQVVYNLDIAAIWNHQFDFLKIDSLEDVMGGHAFLAFLEIIGGVFHICTKQFGEYTEFKGKGLLGAEAILSYSVVGVSYMAFVAAFWCASNTTIYPVDLYGEPLKLQFEFAPYFVDTVDLGSGAYSSRAWLANTHFYLGFFFLQGHLWHALRAMGFDFKKIGQAFDNIENTKITQN; the protein is encoded by the coding sequence GTGTTACAAACTTACGGAAAATCTGATGTCACCTATGACTGGTATGCAGGAAATTCTGGTGTTGTTGGCCGTTCAGGTAAATTCATAGCAGCTCATGCTGCCCATGCAGGCTTAATGATGTTTTGGGCAGGAGCTTTTGGATTATTCGAATTGGCTCGTTACGACGCCAGTATTCCTATGGGTGCACAAAAAGCAATTGTTTTACCTCACTTAGCCGGTATTGGAATTGGCGGTATTGAAAATGGTGTTATCACAGAACCATATGGAATTGTTGTAATTTGCACATTACATCTAATTTTTTCAGCTGTATTAGGTGCTGGGGGATTATTACACTCCAATAAATTTGCAGGTGATCTTGGAGACTATCCGGAAAATAGTAAGCCACAAAAATTTGACTTTGAATGGGATGATCCTGATAAATTAACTTTTATTCTTGGTCATCATCTAATCTTTCTTGGTCTTGGAGCAATAATGTTCGTTGAATGGGCACGAATTCATGGAATTTATGACCCAGCTTTAGGATCTACAAGACAAGTTGTTTACAACTTAGATATTGCTGCTATTTGGAACCATCAATTTGACTTTTTAAAAATAGATAGTCTTGAAGATGTTATGGGAGGACATGCCTTCTTAGCTTTCCTTGAAATAATAGGAGGAGTTTTCCATATTTGTACAAAGCAATTTGGAGAATATACAGAATTTAAAGGAAAAGGATTACTTGGTGCTGAGGCTATTTTGTCTTATTCAGTAGTTGGTGTTTCTTATATGGCTTTTGTTGCTGCTTTTTGGTGTGCTTCAAATACAACCATATATCCAGTTGATTTATATGGAGAGCCCTTAAAGCTTCAATTTGAATTTGCACCTTATTTTGTTGATACGGTTGATTTAGGTTCGGGAGCATACAGCTCAAGAGCTTGGCTTGCTAATACTCATTTTTATTTGGGATTCTTTTTCTTACAAGGTCATCTTTGGCATGCATTAAGAGCAATGGGATTTGACTTTAAGAAAATTGGTCAAGCATTTGACAATATTGAAAATACAAAAATTACTCAAAACTAG
- a CDS encoding porin, which translates to MKLFQQMLVAGATLSLLAPIAAQASDIVNIEEMNSYSRSKKKKTPRFDHKTFANDFSDVSNNKGDINGLEVQRNQFEAGTFSETTTMDGKAVMWAGAVDGGNEFGGSEDTQTGYTFTMNLNTSFSGDDNLYVRLKTGEQGDQWKNKYTYHIETKDNSDLLEVDKMWYTFPLGEKVTAFVGPRIENYYMYITPSIYKPGALKSFKLGGNSNFGASTDVGYGLKYELDNGIGFATNVVDKGADEGEGWFAPGNAIKWDSQIAYTTDRWHVSGTLSNARNWSAHDYNATTMGRQVARDSIGYALRAYWMPEETGTTVPEISVGYDTKSYGGVFTAGNTTQANSYMVGFTWKDMIQADDRIGIAFTQPLSATEVQGGGDTGEVGAQVWEAYYSFRPNDSMEITPAIFGGNDIAADEDDDIFGLLVTSKFKF; encoded by the coding sequence ATGAAACTCTTCCAACAAATGTTGGTAGCTGGTGCAACTTTGAGCTTATTAGCTCCAATAGCTGCTCAAGCTTCCGATATAGTCAATATTGAGGAGATGAATAGCTACTCTCGTAGCAAAAAAAAGAAAACTCCAAGATTTGACCATAAAACATTCGCTAATGATTTTAGTGATGTTTCAAATAATAAAGGCGATATTAATGGCCTTGAGGTTCAACGAAATCAATTTGAAGCTGGAACCTTCTCTGAAACCACAACTATGGATGGTAAAGCTGTGATGTGGGCTGGTGCTGTTGATGGTGGAAACGAATTTGGTGGTTCTGAGGATACTCAAACAGGTTATACATTTACAATGAACTTGAATACAAGTTTTTCAGGTGATGATAATCTTTATGTTCGTCTTAAGACAGGTGAACAAGGAGATCAATGGAAAAACAAATACACATATCACATAGAGACTAAAGATAATAGTGATCTCCTAGAGGTGGATAAGATGTGGTATACGTTCCCTCTTGGTGAAAAAGTTACCGCTTTTGTAGGCCCAAGGATCGAAAACTACTACATGTACATTACTCCTTCTATCTATAAGCCAGGTGCACTTAAATCTTTTAAACTTGGTGGAAATAGTAACTTTGGAGCAAGTACAGATGTAGGTTACGGACTTAAGTATGAACTTGATAACGGAATTGGTTTCGCTACCAATGTTGTTGACAAGGGTGCTGACGAAGGCGAAGGTTGGTTTGCTCCTGGTAACGCAATTAAGTGGGATTCACAAATTGCCTATACAACTGATAGATGGCACGTTTCAGGAACTCTATCAAACGCACGTAACTGGAGTGCTCATGATTACAATGCAACTACAATGGGTAGGCAAGTAGCTAGAGACTCTATTGGTTATGCCCTAAGAGCTTATTGGATGCCAGAGGAAACAGGTACTACAGTGCCTGAAATCTCAGTGGGTTATGACACTAAATCATATGGAGGAGTATTTACAGCTGGTAACACTACACAAGCAAATAGTTACATGGTTGGATTTACTTGGAAAGATATGATCCAAGCAGATGACAGAATCGGCATTGCATTCACACAACCTTTATCAGCTACTGAAGTGCAAGGTGGAGGAGACACTGGCGAAGTTGGCGCCCAAGTTTGGGAAGCTTATTATTCTTTCAGGCCAAATGATTCAATGGAGATAACACCTGCAATTTTCGGTGGAAATGACATCGCAGCAGATGAAGATGACGACATCTTTGGTCTCCTTGTTACTTCAAAGTTCAAATTCTAA
- a CDS encoding AhpC/TSA family protein: MTDKFQIKIKNLVEGFNFNGEKNFKLIVLFGLLGDFDSFEYAINLKNFIDNHQDTNLDIFAIAIGTQRGKEKFCNFTGLGVENLRVVSDNQIHNNLNVSRGLDIGLGGWMNMLLMLSGINSFKTIKEVIRGYTGDRKAKQIYSEIDKIDVLKLLNFSGNSFSKVFGDGYLRPFELATFRLNNMNEIIQNWDDYIPHAKYLPQRGASFLLNDKNQVIYKFFSSDVLGYSSNMRNPLGFLSDYIKE, from the coding sequence GTGACCGACAAATTTCAAATTAAAATCAAAAACCTCGTTGAAGGATTTAATTTTAATGGAGAAAAAAATTTCAAATTAATTGTTTTATTTGGTTTATTAGGAGATTTTGATAGCTTTGAATATGCAATAAATTTGAAAAATTTTATAGATAATCATCAAGATACAAATTTAGATATCTTTGCTATTGCTATTGGTACCCAAAGGGGAAAAGAAAAATTCTGTAACTTTACAGGTTTAGGTGTAGAAAATTTAAGAGTTGTTTCTGATAATCAAATCCACAATAATTTAAATGTTTCAAGAGGATTAGATATAGGTTTAGGAGGTTGGATGAATATGCTTTTGATGCTATCAGGAATCAATTCTTTTAAAACAATCAAGGAAGTTATAAGAGGTTATACAGGAGACCGAAAGGCAAAACAAATCTATTCAGAAATTGACAAAATTGACGTTTTGAAATTACTAAATTTTTCAGGTAATTCTTTTAGCAAGGTTTTCGGAGATGGTTATTTGAGACCATTTGAATTAGCAACATTTAGATTAAACAACATGAATGAAATAATCCAAAATTGGGATGATTATATTCCTCATGCGAAATATCTTCCTCAAAGAGGAGCTTCCTTTTTATTAAATGATAAAAATCAAGTTATTTATAAATTTTTTTCAAGTGATGTTCTTGGTTATTCATCAAATATGAGAAATCCTTTAGGCTTTTTGTCTGATTATATTAAAGAATAA
- the glyQ gene encoding glycine--tRNA ligase subunit alpha: MFFQDIIQNLNKFWSEEGCLIMQSYDTEKGAGTMNPHTFLRAIGPEPWSVAYTEPCRRPTDGRFGDNPNRAQHYFQYQVIIKPSPDGIQEKYLNSLESLGINPENHDIRFVEDNWESPTLGAWGVGWEVWLDGMEVTQFTYFQQCGGLDCSPIPIEITYGLERVAMFLQDKESIWDLNWNKNLKYSDIWLQFEKSQCSYNFTDSSPINLRKLFEIYQEEANSLIQKKLTYPALDYVLKCSHTFNLLDARGVISVTDRAQYIEKIRKLAREVASSWVAEREFLDYPLRKF; encoded by the coding sequence ATGTTTTTTCAGGATATAATTCAAAACTTAAATAAATTTTGGTCTGAAGAAGGATGCTTAATAATGCAATCATATGATACTGAAAAGGGTGCTGGGACTATGAATCCTCATACTTTTTTGAGGGCTATTGGACCAGAACCATGGAGTGTTGCATATACAGAACCATGTAGAAGGCCGACTGATGGGAGATTTGGCGACAATCCAAATAGAGCTCAACATTACTTTCAATATCAAGTAATAATTAAGCCATCACCAGATGGAATACAGGAAAAATATTTGAATTCTTTGGAGTCATTAGGGATTAATCCTGAAAATCACGATATAAGATTTGTAGAAGATAATTGGGAATCACCAACTCTTGGTGCCTGGGGAGTAGGTTGGGAAGTTTGGTTGGATGGAATGGAAGTTACTCAATTTACCTATTTCCAACAATGCGGGGGGTTAGATTGTAGTCCAATACCGATTGAAATTACCTATGGATTAGAGAGAGTTGCAATGTTCTTGCAGGATAAAGAAAGTATTTGGGATTTAAATTGGAATAAAAATCTTAAATATAGTGATATCTGGCTTCAATTTGAAAAAAGTCAATGCTCATATAATTTTACTGATTCGAGTCCTATTAATCTAAGGAAATTATTTGAAATTTACCAAGAAGAAGCAAATTCCTTAATCCAAAAGAAGTTGACTTATCCAGCTCTTGATTATGTTTTAAAGTGTAGTCATACATTTAATTTGCTTGATGCGAGAGGAGTTATTTCAGTTACAGATCGTGCCCAATATATTGAAAAGATTCGAAAATTAGCTAGAGAAGTTGCGTCGTCTTGGGTGGCAGAAAGAGAATTCTTAGACTATCCATTAAGAAAGTTTTGA
- a CDS encoding methyltransferase domain-containing protein, which yields MEVLKNYQRKKLDESNDEEFYSDPKFVYHLDANFRQYLSNIYKKEISDNSTVLDLMSSWDSYLPEEKKYKKVIGHGLNKQELEKNKIFDNFWTQNFNLNQKIHLDNESVDYCLMVAAWQYLQYPENLTKEISRILSNHGKFIISFSNRAFWHKAPNIWTSSTEEERIKYVRKVLISNGFNEPKIIKKFNEPALNIFNFFSKDPFYCLIATK from the coding sequence TTGGAAGTTTTAAAAAATTATCAAAGAAAAAAACTTGATGAAAGCAATGATGAAGAATTCTATTCTGACCCAAAATTTGTTTATCATCTAGACGCTAACTTCAGGCAATATTTATCAAATATTTATAAAAAAGAAATTTCAGATAATTCAACTGTCCTAGATTTAATGTCCAGTTGGGATAGTTATTTACCTGAAGAGAAAAAATACAAAAAAGTTATTGGGCATGGATTAAACAAACAAGAACTTGAGAAAAACAAAATTTTTGATAATTTTTGGACACAAAATTTCAATTTAAATCAAAAAATTCATTTAGATAATGAAAGTGTTGATTATTGTTTAATGGTCGCAGCTTGGCAATATTTACAATATCCAGAAAATTTAACTAAAGAAATCTCGAGAATTTTGAGTAATCACGGCAAGTTCATAATATCTTTTTCAAACAGAGCATTTTGGCATAAGGCTCCCAACATATGGACTTCATCTACAGAAGAAGAAAGAATTAAATATGTAAGAAAAGTATTAATATCAAACGGATTTAATGAGCCAAAAATAATTAAAAAGTTTAATGAACCAGCCTTGAATATCTTTAATTTTTTTAGTAAAGACCCATTTTATTGTTTAATTGCAACTAAATAG
- the fldA gene encoding flavodoxin FldA: MTVGIYYATTTGKTEDVADRLHNFISSAEAPKDVSDVDDLSEFEGLEGIICGIPTWNTGADEERSGTAWDSILEDIGELSLSGKKVAIFGLGDSSTYTENYCDAMEELHSYFTKAGAEMVGYVDKSTYTFDESKSVIGESFCGLPLDEDSESDLTDSRLETWASQLKSEIPSLA, translated from the coding sequence ATGACTGTAGGAATTTATTACGCAACTACAACTGGAAAAACTGAAGACGTAGCTGATCGTCTTCACAACTTTATTTCTTCAGCAGAAGCACCTAAAGATGTATCTGATGTGGATGATCTTTCAGAATTTGAAGGTCTTGAGGGAATTATCTGTGGGATACCAACTTGGAATACTGGTGCAGATGAAGAAAGATCAGGAACTGCATGGGATTCAATATTAGAGGATATTGGTGAACTAAGTTTATCAGGTAAAAAAGTCGCAATTTTTGGTTTAGGAGACTCTTCTACCTACACGGAAAATTATTGCGACGCCATGGAAGAACTTCATAGCTACTTCACAAAAGCAGGCGCGGAAATGGTGGGTTACGTAGATAAATCTACTTATACATTTGATGAGTCTAAAAGTGTAATTGGAGAAAGCTTTTGTGGATTACCTCTTGATGAGGATAGTGAATCCGATTTGACTGATTCACGTCTTGAAACATGGGCTTCTCAGCTTAAGAGCGAAATCCCATCATTGGCTTAA
- a CDS encoding Fe2+-dependent dioxygenase, which translates to MNYLTHQLLNSEELEILIKELNKEELFWEDGKHTAGNHAAKEKNNLQLRRDLDFSKKFSGLIIKKILSNDLIKSFALPKKIHGTIFSKSKSGMKYGRHIDNPYMSSGRADLSFTTFLSCKDNYEGGALSIESFDSEKKFKLNAGEIIIYPSTFIHSVEEVMSGERLVFIGWIESYVRSIEEREYLFDLDTAARSLLTKYGRSEEVDLVFKSYSNLLRRLGD; encoded by the coding sequence ATGAATTATCTAACTCATCAACTATTGAATTCTGAAGAACTAGAAATTCTTATAAAAGAATTAAACAAAGAGGAATTATTTTGGGAAGATGGCAAACATACTGCTGGAAATCATGCTGCCAAGGAAAAAAATAATTTACAACTTAGGAGAGATTTAGATTTTTCAAAAAAATTTTCAGGATTAATCATAAAAAAGATTCTTAGTAATGATTTAATTAAAAGCTTCGCCTTACCCAAAAAGATTCATGGAACAATCTTCTCAAAATCCAAGAGCGGGATGAAATATGGACGTCATATTGATAATCCTTACATGTCATCTGGTAGAGCAGATTTATCTTTTACAACATTTTTAAGTTGCAAAGACAACTACGAGGGTGGTGCATTATCAATTGAGAGTTTCGACTCAGAAAAAAAATTTAAACTTAATGCAGGGGAAATAATAATTTATCCAAGTACATTTATACATTCAGTAGAAGAAGTTATGTCTGGTGAAAGATTAGTATTTATTGGTTGGATTGAAAGCTATGTTAGAAGCATTGAAGAAAGAGAATATTTATTTGATCTAGATACTGCAGCAAGATCATTACTTACTAAATATGGAAGATCAGAAGAGGTTGACCTTGTCTTTAAATCATATTCAAATCTTTTAAGAAGATTAGGCGATTAG